The genomic DNA GATGCGCCAGTGGGGAGTCGACGTCGACGCCCTGGTCGGGGCGGGCACCGTGTGGACGTCGATCACCGGCTACGGACGCACGGGACCCCGGTCGTCGGGCGTGGCGTTCGGCGATGACGCGGCGGTATCGGGGGGCCTGCTACTGGAGGACCCGCCGGGGTTCGTGGCCGACGCGGTGGCGGATCCTGCAACGGGACTGTTGGCCGCCGTCCTGACCCTTGCAGCCCTGGGGAGCGGTCGGGGTCACCTAATCGACGTGTCGTTGGCCGGTACGGCCGGGTGGCTGCTGGGCGACGGCCGGATGGTCGACGCCGCGGCCGGCGTGGAGGCGGCCCCACCCAGGACCCGGCACGCCGATGCGCCTGCCGCAGGGCTGGGTGCCGACACCGCCTCGGTGTTGGCCGGACTCGGTACCTGACACGGCATCAGATACGTGGGGCGCACTACGGTTGGCGCCGTGGCCGACGAGACCGACACCGTGGCGTCCACCGACCGATCCTCGGCTGATCGTGACCTCCGGGCATCGGATGGCCGCATTCCGGGGCGACGGGGACTCGCCACCCGACAGAAGTTGTTGGACGCCACCCTCATCGTGCTGGACAGCGTCGCCTACCGCGACCTCAAGGTCGTGGACATCGCACGTCAGGCGGGAACCTCGCCGGCCACCTTCTACCAGTACTTCCCCGACGTCGAGTCGGCGATGCTGGCCCTTGCCGGGGACCTCTCCGAAGCCTGGCACGCCGACCTCCGCAAGCTGGTCACGAACCGGGACTGGGACACCGATCCGGACGGTGCGGCCCACACCGTGGCCGACGGGATGCTGGAGTTCTGGACCCGCCACAAGCCCGTCCTGCGGGTGCTGGACCTCAG from Acidimicrobiales bacterium includes the following:
- a CDS encoding TetR/AcrR family transcriptional regulator, giving the protein MADETDTVASTDRSSADRDLRASDGRIPGRRGLATRQKLLDATLIVLDSVAYRDLKVVDIARQAGTSPATFYQYFPDVESAMLALAGDLSEAWHADLRKLVTNRDWDTDPDGAAHTVADGMLEFWTRHKPVLRVLDLRSMEGDLRFREIRTYLLAGATAALMDLAAEREIPGDPMASAGVVVGMLAHVANHQHGLERWGVSHELLVDTVAGIIRRTIVGLA